The Solirubrobacter pauli sequence GGCGTAGGCGGGGGCGCCGTTGGCCTCGGCGATGCCCGCGATCTCCTGCGAGACGCGGTCGAACTCCTCGTCGGAGAGCACCGGTGTGCCCTCGAACGGGAGGTCGCGCGTGATCTCCAGCCAGGAGCGGCATCCGCCGTAGTCGTCGCGGACGCGCACCGTGACGGGGCGCGGGATGCGGTAGGTGCGCAGCAGGAGGACGTGGAGCGGGTGACGACGCTTCCAGGCCAACCGCTTCTCGGCGTAGTCCGACGTCCACACGTGGAACGGCGTGAGCCCGTCCAGCGCGCGGCGGTCGGTCACCGTCCACGCCCCGGCGACCTCGGCCCACGCGCGGATGCGCACGCGGTCGGGCTGGGGGATCCCGCCGTCCATCGTGAGCGCGCGGGCGGGCGGCTCGCCCTCCGGCCACACGCCCTCTTCGAGGGCGCGGCGCAGCTCGGGCTGATGGGACTCACGCACCAGATCGTTGCGCTGGTGATCGAACGTCGGGTACAGGAAGAACCGGTCGTGCTCGAGGGCGAAGTGCTTGCCCGTCTCGCGGATGCCGCCCTTGCGCAGGGTGAGCAGTTGCTCACCCTCGGCGAGAGCGCGCACAGTGACGGCCCATTCCTTGAAAGCGATCGGCATAAACCTGGTTGAAAGAGAGTTGTAAGACCTACGAGTTCCCTGCACAGCGAGCGTGCGCCACGACCCTGCCCGAAGCTGCGACGGAGAAACCTCCCGTAAGGCGTCACATACTATGCACAAGCCCCTGAAATCGCAAAACTTCGCTGCAAATTCGCAGTTTTTGCCAGAAATGTCCAATTTCTGGCAGTGAGCGCTTATGTGCCAAGTTCTTACAGACGTGCACCGGTGAGGCCTTCGATCACTTCGACCACCGCGGCGAAGTCCTGGTCGCCCAGGCCCTTGCCCATGCCGGCCCCGTAGAGCTCGGCGGCGAGGCCGGCGAACGGGAACGCACCGCCGGCGGTGCGGGCCTCGGCCAGGCAGAGCTGGACGTCCTTGAGCATGTGAGCGAGCTTGAACAGCGGCGTGAAGTCGTGCTCGAGCATCGGCTTGCCCTTCAGCGCGCGCATGGTCGAGTCGCTCGATCCGCCGTCCATCGTCTCCAGGAGGGCGTCGACGTCCACGTTCGCCTGACGTGCGAGCACGAGCGCCTGGGCGAGCGTCGCGCAGTTGAC is a genomic window containing:
- a CDS encoding DUF1802 family protein: MPIAFKEWAVTVRALAEGEQLLTLRKGGIRETGKHFALEHDRFFLYPTFDHQRNDLVRESHQPELRRALEEGVWPEGEPPARALTMDGGIPQPDRVRIRAWAEVAGAWTVTDRRALDGLTPFHVWTSDYAEKRLAWKRRHPLHVLLLRTYRIPRPVTVRVRDDYGGCRSWLEITRDLPFEGTPVLSDEEFDRVSQEIAGIAEANGAPAYA